GACTTATTTAacttaaataatacaaatatcaCTTAGAATCTAATTATTAATCCCATCTATTTATAAacacaatttattaattgctaaaccccctatttattttcttggtctttacacttGGCGCAATAGCCTAAATAGTCAAGCCCAATGTCGTTTCTCACAGTAGAAGGCAAATGCATGGCAGATGGGTTTTTTTCCTTATCCTTGAGACGGCGTCAAATGTAAAGTTTGTATGAAACGTTATGTTGGCTCCACACGACGACGTTTGGCCTATAAATATTAAAGTTTAATCTCAACCATCTATTATTTTAACAGCAGATctcatattaataattttactgCATAGAAGCCAGATCCTATTTACAAAGTAGATCAACAATAAATGTATGAGCTATCTTAACATTTAGGCAAAAACAACCCCTTTTTCAAGCTTCTTTCTTAATTGCTACTCTTTCTTTCTCATGTCTATGGGCCCTCCGCGTCCCTACATAAAAACATTATAATTTTCGTCCTTCCTCAAGTCAAGCCCTTCAGTCCTAAGTCAATTTCACATTTGGAGTTAATAGTTTCTCTATAAAACTGGCCTGAGGCTAGATCGATCGACGTGATCCCACAGCCATGGCAGACAAGGTTTGTAaagtttttgatatttttcttctcttactACCCATTTATAAATTGTGTTCATCATATTTTGGCTTGATATGGATTTAGAATTTCCATACTTTTATAGCATACAACAACAATGTTGCTGAAGGTTGATCTTCAGTGCGGTCGCTGCtacaagaaggtgaagaaagtTCTATGTAAATTCCCTCgtgagtctctctctctgtatatGTATGAATGTATGTGCCGTACGTGTGTTTTTAGTTGTTATTTGACATGGTTACTGATAAAGTAATTAACAAAGCGAAAAAGAAAAGGACTGAGTTTTTTTCTGTGGATGTGGTGTTGAATTTTGTGAACGAGAGAAATACATGACCAGATATACAACGAGAAGCAAAACACGGTGACAATCAAAGTGGTGTGCTGCTGTCCCGAAAAGATTATGCAAAAGATACGCTGCAAGGGTGGTGCTTCTATTATGTGCATTGAGATCGTACCGCCCCCGAAGCCCAAGCCTCCTCCAGTTGAGAAGCCCAAGCCTCCACCTGACGATCCCAAGCCTCCTCCACCTGAACAACCAAAGCCCGATAACAAGCCTCCTCCACCGGAGCCACCCAAGGTTCATGTGCTTGTACCGACGCTTTGCCCACCAGCTGTTTACCCGATTCGTGACTGTTGTAGGGAATGTTCTGAGGGTCGCAGTGGGGGCCCATGCTTTCATGGTCATGGCCAGCTGCCACCCCCATGTTATGTGGGCTATGGGACGCCAGTGTATGATAGTTATGGTGGCGGTTGGCCGTACAGGGGTTGCTATGTGAGCCGCAGTGATTACTTTTGTGAAGAGTATCCATCGGGATGCACTGTCATGTAAATGCATGCGTGGTGGACATCATCATGTTCTAGTTTCCTCCGTTATGCGTACGCGCGTCGTTGTTGATGTTGATCGGTCAATTAAGTTcgtatttatgttttcttttacttgCTTCATAGGATTTGGAAAGATTGATAAGGTTGCTGGGCTGGTTAATGTCGTCGGTAGACGAGTGTTGTTAATTTAATTACTGAGTGCTACGTGAGTTGTaatgatatttaataaaaagaagtttCTTAGCTATTGCTGAATCTCTATCTTTATGGCTATAGCTAGGCAATTAAGTTTCATATGAATGGATGCCACGTGATGTCCTCTTCCACCAGAATTCTTTGGCCAACAATAATGGCGTTCGCTTTTACTATCTATTGGTTGGAGCTCCTTGGTTGGACCAATATATATCATTTTGGCCGGCCTAAAAAGCAAAAGTTGTATTTTGTCAAAAGCATGTGTTTGGTTGCTGTTATTACTGTGTGCGTGTCACATGCATGTTTTCTTCACTTTCTTATGCCAAGTACAACTTGTTGCTTGCCTGCCAAGAAGGGAAtaggaaatggagaggatccttctcCGCCAAGCTAGAAGAGGGTGATGTACTACAAtagaagaacaaaacaaaataaatattaaatctCGATCATGTTAATTCAGAGTGTACATGTGTTACTGAATAACGATAGGaattgcataaaaaataaataaaaaatttaggaag
This DNA window, taken from Alnus glutinosa chromosome 5, dhAlnGlut1.1, whole genome shotgun sequence, encodes the following:
- the LOC133869423 gene encoding protein PYRICULARIA ORYZAE RESISTANCE 21-like; the protein is MADKHTTTMLLKVDLQCGRCYKKVKKVLCKFPQIHDQIYNEKQNTVTIKVVCCCPEKIMQKIRCKGGASIMCIEIVPPPKPKPPPVEKPKPPPDDPKPPPPEQPKPDNKPPPPEPPKVHVLVPTLCPPAVYPIRDCCRECSEGRSGGPCFHGHGQLPPPCYVGYGTPVYDSYGGGWPYRGCYVSRSDYFCEEYPSGCTVM